Genomic segment of Methanoculleus horonobensis:
TCACGATCGAGGGAAAGATCGTTGCACTGACCCCGCCCGTCTCGCCCTCGATCGCACAGACCGGGATCATCGCCGACTCGAGCGGCGCCATGCGTTTTGTCACCTGGGCACGGGGGAACCCCCCGGCGATGGAATACGGCCACTGGTACCGGCTTGAGTCCGCGGTCGTCGACGAGTACAAGGGTGCGCCGAACCTGAAGATCCACTCCGGCACCACGATATCCCGGGTGGAGGAAGATACCCCGCTTCTCCCCTCGATCACGCCGATCGCCGAGCTGAAGCCCGGTGTCGGGAGCGTGCGGGCTAAGTTCATCCAGGAATGGGAGGCCTCGCACGACCGGATGCTCCAGACGGGGCTCCTCGGCGACGAGACCGGCACCATCAAGTTCGTCATCTGGAAGGAAGAGGGAGCCGGCTCCTCCGGAACCGGCCCGGCGGCTCCAAAGGAGACGCTCGGAAAAGATAAACTGGAGCTCGATGTCGTCTACAACGTCTTCTACGCCACCGTCGACGAGTACAACGGCAGGCTCTCCCTCGCCCTGAACACCGCGATGTACATCGCCGACGAGGGCGATATCGAGGTCGGGCGAGCCGAGACCGAGATCCAGGGCGCTCTCGTCCACGTCGCCCCCGGCTCGGGCCTGATCAAGCGCTGCCCGGTCGAGGGCTGCAACCGGACGCTCTCCCGGCAGAACTACTGTCCGGTGCACGAGATCCAGCCCGAGTTCCGTTACGACCTCCGCCTGAAAGGAGTTCTGGACGACGGCGTGCGTGCCAGGAATGTCCTGATGCAGCGCGAGGTCGTCGAGGCCCTCACGGGAATCACCCTTGAAGAGGCCGTCCAGATCGCCGAGACGAATCCGCTCGGCATGGACGAGATCTTCTATCGGATCAGGAACGCGGTGCTCGGGCGCTACTACACCTGCGGCGGGAACGAGTTCGGCGGCAGGCTGCTCGTCAACTCCTGCAATCCGATCGTCTTCGAGCCCGCGGAACTGGCTGGCCTGCTGAACCGCGCCGGGGGTGAGCCGGCATGAAGCCCCAGGGCACGTTCGAGCGCGAACCGGCTCGCAGGGTCTTTGCATCCGAGCTCCGCGAGACCCGCTACCAGTTCAAGGACGGCGAGGACGAAAAGAGCCCGACCTACGTCATCCTCCCGAGCGGGATCCGGAGCAACCGGATCTTCATCGTCGGGACGCTGACGGAGAAGCAGCGGCAGGGCGACCAGAATATCTTCTACCGCGGAAGGGTGGTCGACCCGACGGGCACCTTCTTCATCATGGCGGGCTCCTACCAGCCCGAGGCGATGCAGCAACTTGCCCGGATAGAGCCGCCGGCCTTCGTCGCCGTCGTCGGGAAACCGAACCTCTACACGACCCCGGACGGGAACTGCCTGGTCTCGGTCCGCGTGGAGTCGATCACGGTCGTGGACCGCGAGACCCGCGACCTCTGGGTGCTCGATACCGCTCGCGAGACCCTTGACCGGCTCGACGCGTTCGGCACCACCGACGACTCGAAGAAGGCCCAGGAGGAGTACGGGACGCAGCCCGACCTCTACCGGAAGATCGTCTACGACGCTCTCTCCCAGGTGCAGTTGTAGGGCCGCGCTCTACCTCCGAAAACTCTTTTTTTGGCGGGCAACTGCCATTCTTTCGTGGGGATGCTCCCGAACGCTGCCGCATCTGTTGCGTGATCCCTTGTCCCCGGTTACAGCAGCTCTTTTCCATGAAGGGCGGTATGAAAGCGCCAATCTGTAAAGAGACTGGACAGAAAGAGTATATAGCA
This window contains:
- a CDS encoding RPA family protein; the encoded protein is MKPQGTFEREPARRVFASELRETRYQFKDGEDEKSPTYVILPSGIRSNRIFIVGTLTEKQRQGDQNIFYRGRVVDPTGTFFIMAGSYQPEAMQQLARIEPPAFVAVVGKPNLYTTPDGNCLVSVRVESITVVDRETRDLWVLDTARETLDRLDAFGTTDDSKKAQEEYGTQPDLYRKIVYDALSQVQL
- a CDS encoding nucleotide-binding protein gives rise to the protein MTLSEVTERISRKLEAKGAQPDRQKIESRLRRLVEEFGVNADEAERTVTADLAREYNVTGVGSSSTELRPIHEIVPGEWVTIEGKIVALTPPVSPSIAQTGIIADSSGAMRFVTWARGNPPAMEYGHWYRLESAVVDEYKGAPNLKIHSGTTISRVEEDTPLLPSITPIAELKPGVGSVRAKFIQEWEASHDRMLQTGLLGDETGTIKFVIWKEEGAGSSGTGPAAPKETLGKDKLELDVVYNVFYATVDEYNGRLSLALNTAMYIADEGDIEVGRAETEIQGALVHVAPGSGLIKRCPVEGCNRTLSRQNYCPVHEIQPEFRYDLRLKGVLDDGVRARNVLMQREVVEALTGITLEEAVQIAETNPLGMDEIFYRIRNAVLGRYYTCGGNEFGGRLLVNSCNPIVFEPAELAGLLNRAGGEPA